One Natrinema longum genomic window carries:
- a CDS encoding helix-turn-helix domain-containing protein gives MSVITEVRIPSDDFELGQILSLEKASAIELETLVPSGDVTVPLFWVYEPVENGILEAVERYPTVNSVTEVDVFDDRTLIRLDWDASQDHLFQCILEHDGQILGATGSPEGWNFEIRFSDREAMSQCQTCCEDAHISLDLIRIYNPTDPEAGPWYGLSEHQREALTLAIRRGYYDIPRGCTTAELADELGISDQAVTERLRRAIGTFGRYTLLTPESAAEMD, from the coding sequence TTGAACTCGGGCAAATCCTCAGTCTAGAGAAAGCCTCGGCTATCGAACTGGAAACGCTCGTCCCGAGTGGGGACGTGACCGTGCCGCTCTTCTGGGTCTACGAACCGGTCGAAAACGGCATTCTCGAGGCCGTCGAACGCTATCCAACGGTTAATAGCGTCACGGAGGTTGACGTGTTCGACGACCGGACGCTCATCAGGCTCGACTGGGATGCGAGCCAGGACCACCTTTTTCAGTGCATTTTGGAACACGACGGGCAAATACTAGGTGCTACTGGATCACCGGAAGGGTGGAATTTCGAAATCCGATTCTCAGACCGCGAAGCAATGAGTCAGTGCCAGACCTGTTGTGAGGACGCGCACATCTCTTTGGATTTAATCCGCATATATAATCCGACGGACCCTGAGGCCGGTCCGTGGTACGGCCTGAGTGAGCACCAACGAGAAGCGTTGACGCTTGCCATTCGAAGGGGATACTACGACATTCCACGAGGGTGTACGACCGCAGAGTTAGCTGACGAACTCGGAATTTCCGATCAGGCAGTGACGGAGCGACTGCGTCGTGCCATTGGGACGTTCGGGAGGTACACACTTCTCACGCCCGAGTCAGCAGCGGAAATGGACTGA
- a CDS encoding DUF7344 domain-containing protein — MGLRYVSMDESREMGTREIQSIDEGTGSSGRERSISPDTILSAVANEHRRATLNALDNASEKTLEYDALVDRVADRVRNEDPRRESDEHQQRIRIVLHHTHLPKLEEARIIDYEAETGHVRFVGGELEQDLLTLVEPYEAYE, encoded by the coding sequence ATGGGACTACGCTATGTGAGTATGGATGAGAGTCGAGAGATGGGGACACGTGAGATACAGTCAATTGATGAGGGTACCGGTTCTTCGGGGCGTGAGAGATCGATCTCCCCCGATACGATTCTGTCGGCAGTAGCGAACGAACACCGACGCGCCACCCTCAACGCGTTGGACAACGCTTCTGAGAAGACACTGGAATACGATGCGCTCGTAGATCGCGTTGCAGACCGGGTTCGGAACGAAGACCCGAGACGGGAGTCAGACGAACACCAACAACGCATCCGAATTGTACTTCACCATACTCATCTTCCAAAACTGGAGGAGGCTCGGATAATCGACTACGAGGCTGAAACGGGGCACGTCCGGTTTGTTGGCGGTGAACTGGAACAAGATCTCCTGACGTTGGTCGAGCCGTACGAGGCCTACGAGTGA